One Kitasatospora sp. MAP12-44 DNA segment encodes these proteins:
- a CDS encoding histidine decarboxylase, which produces MIRTETLPAFAAHDQPSRLEPDAREFAIPAAGLDQEQRLRALNRMDEYLTRKRRHLLGFQATQEMGGSAFDLGRFMQHNINNLGDPFQSGGYKPNTKVIERAVLDYYAALWHADGPHRPDAPESYWGYVLSMGSTEGNMYALWNARDYLSGKPLIQPSTGTSGDQAVGPASPNARRPVAFYSEDTHYSFAKAVCVLGVETFHAVGTEQYLGECPLVGPAGEPRDWPTEVPSRSGPSGHSWDGTGEIDTDALAVLVEFFAAKGHPVFVSLNLGSTFKGAHDDVRGVCERLLPIFEKHGLIQGQVVHGKDPVTGEPQVDLRRRFWIHVDGALGAGYVPFMRMAGAAGQDDDTAGFGWTPDTELPEFDFGITLPTREFGELDMVSSIAMSGHKWPGAPWPCGIYMTKVKYQVAPPSQPEYTGAPDTTFAGSRNGFSPLVLWDHLSRYSYQDQVDRIRRSQQLAAYLEQRLLLLELEKGIDLWPARTPGAITVRFRKPSPELVAKWSLSSQDVLTVPGDETTRRSYVHVFLMSSVDRAKLDALLADLADDPVYLAAGHSAAVQTA; this is translated from the coding sequence ATGATCCGAACCGAGACCCTGCCCGCCTTCGCGGCCCACGACCAGCCCAGTCGGCTGGAGCCGGACGCCCGCGAGTTCGCGATACCGGCGGCTGGGCTGGACCAGGAGCAGCGACTGCGGGCCCTCAACCGGATGGACGAGTACCTGACCAGGAAGCGTCGGCACCTGCTCGGCTTCCAGGCCACCCAGGAGATGGGCGGCAGCGCCTTCGACCTCGGCCGGTTCATGCAGCACAACATCAACAACCTCGGCGACCCGTTCCAGAGCGGCGGCTACAAGCCGAACACCAAGGTCATCGAGCGCGCCGTGCTCGACTACTACGCGGCCCTGTGGCACGCCGACGGCCCGCACCGTCCGGACGCCCCCGAGTCGTACTGGGGCTATGTGCTCTCCATGGGCTCGACCGAGGGCAACATGTACGCGCTCTGGAACGCCCGGGACTACCTGAGCGGCAAGCCGCTGATCCAGCCGTCGACCGGGACCTCGGGCGACCAGGCGGTCGGGCCGGCCAGCCCCAACGCCCGCCGCCCGGTGGCCTTCTACTCCGAGGACACCCACTACTCCTTCGCCAAGGCCGTCTGCGTGCTGGGCGTCGAGACCTTCCACGCCGTGGGCACCGAGCAGTACCTGGGCGAGTGCCCGCTGGTCGGCCCCGCCGGGGAGCCGCGCGACTGGCCCACCGAGGTGCCCTCGCGCAGCGGCCCCTCGGGCCACTCCTGGGACGGCACCGGCGAGATCGACACCGACGCCCTGGCGGTGCTGGTGGAGTTCTTCGCGGCGAAGGGCCACCCGGTCTTCGTCAGCCTCAACCTCGGCAGCACCTTCAAGGGCGCCCACGACGACGTGCGCGGCGTCTGCGAGCGCCTGCTGCCGATCTTCGAGAAGCACGGCCTGATCCAGGGGCAGGTGGTCCACGGCAAGGACCCGGTCACCGGCGAGCCGCAGGTCGACCTGCGCCGGCGCTTCTGGATCCACGTCGACGGTGCCCTCGGGGCCGGCTATGTGCCGTTCATGCGGATGGCCGGCGCGGCCGGCCAGGACGACGACACGGCGGGCTTCGGCTGGACCCCCGACACGGAGCTGCCCGAGTTCGACTTCGGCATCACCCTGCCCACACGGGAGTTCGGCGAGCTCGACATGGTCTCCTCGATCGCCATGAGCGGCCACAAGTGGCCCGGCGCGCCCTGGCCGTGCGGCATCTACATGACCAAGGTCAAGTACCAGGTCGCGCCCCCGTCCCAGCCGGAGTACACCGGAGCGCCCGACACCACCTTCGCCGGCTCCCGCAACGGCTTCTCACCGCTGGTGCTCTGGGACCACCTCTCCCGCTACTCCTACCAGGACCAGGTGGACCGGATCCGCCGCTCCCAGCAGCTGGCTGCCTACCTGGAGCAGCGGCTCCTTCTGCTGGAGCTGGAGAAGGGCATCGACCTCTGGCCGGCCCGCACCCCGGGTGCCATCACCGTACGGTTCCGCAAGCCCAGCCCCGAGCTGGTGGCCAAGTGGTCCCTCTCCTCGCAGGACGTCCTGACCGTCCCGGGCGACGAGACCACCCGCCGCAGCTATGTGCACGTCTTCCTGATGTCCTCGGTCGACCGCGCCAAGCTGGACGCCCTGCTGGCCGATCTGGCCGACGACCCGGTCTACCTGGCGGCAGGTCATTCTGCTGCGGTCCAGACCGCCTGA
- the lysS gene encoding lysine--tRNA ligase — MAGVKQGDWVVAAADQVIAEGKRRGQDGPLVCASGISPSGPIHLGNLREIMVPHFVADEIRRRGLECRHLLSWDDYDRLRKVPAGLPASFAEHIGRPLTSVPDPCGEHENWAEHFKIPFRAALAELGVEVSEISQTQMYTSGAYREQILHAMRHRQDIDAVLGRYRTAKKTEETDPEDDEETAGSAYYPYKPYCAACGRDTTTVTSFDATSTAIRYSCACGHQDGFGLGQADGGKLVWKVDWPMRWAYEGVTFEAGGVDHSSPGSSFTVGSQVVREIFDGQPPSYLGYSFVGISGVAKMSGSAGGAPTPTDALQILEAPLLRWLYARRRPNQSFTVAFDQEVNRLYDEWDALGRRAAAGEAEPTELAVRARSIGTATRTLPATERALPFRTLASVLDITTGHDEQTLRILRDFTLDDPLSSLDQARPRLDRAQAWVTGHVPAEERTQVRTEPDHARLAGLTPTEREALTLLLDGLDAHWSLPGLTSLVYGVPKLQAGLGFDAPASPELKTAQRSLFSLLYTLLVGRETGPRLPTLLLALGADRIRMLLTVA, encoded by the coding sequence GTGGCGGGCGTGAAGCAGGGCGATTGGGTGGTCGCGGCAGCGGATCAGGTCATCGCCGAGGGCAAACGCCGTGGCCAGGACGGTCCGCTGGTCTGCGCGTCCGGGATCAGCCCGTCCGGACCGATCCACCTGGGCAACCTGCGCGAGATCATGGTGCCGCACTTCGTCGCCGACGAGATCCGCCGTCGCGGCCTGGAGTGCCGGCACCTCCTCTCCTGGGACGACTACGACCGGCTGCGCAAGGTTCCGGCCGGCCTGCCCGCGTCCTTCGCCGAGCACATCGGGCGCCCGCTGACCTCGGTCCCCGACCCCTGCGGCGAACACGAGAACTGGGCCGAGCACTTCAAGATCCCGTTCCGCGCCGCGCTCGCCGAACTCGGCGTCGAGGTCAGCGAGATCAGCCAGACGCAGATGTACACCTCCGGCGCCTACCGGGAGCAGATCCTGCACGCCATGCGGCACCGGCAGGACATCGACGCCGTCCTCGGCCGCTACCGCACCGCCAAGAAGACCGAGGAGACGGACCCGGAGGACGACGAGGAGACCGCGGGCAGCGCCTACTACCCGTACAAGCCGTACTGCGCGGCCTGCGGACGGGACACCACCACCGTCACCTCCTTCGACGCGACCAGCACCGCGATCCGCTACAGCTGCGCGTGCGGGCACCAGGACGGCTTCGGCCTGGGGCAGGCCGACGGCGGCAAGCTGGTCTGGAAGGTCGACTGGCCGATGCGCTGGGCCTACGAGGGCGTGACCTTCGAGGCCGGCGGCGTCGACCACTCCTCCCCCGGCTCCAGCTTCACCGTCGGCTCGCAGGTCGTCCGGGAGATCTTCGACGGACAGCCGCCCAGCTACCTCGGCTACTCGTTCGTCGGCATCAGCGGCGTCGCCAAGATGAGCGGATCGGCCGGTGGCGCCCCCACCCCCACCGACGCGCTGCAGATCCTGGAGGCCCCGCTGCTGCGCTGGCTGTACGCGCGTCGCAGGCCGAACCAGTCGTTCACGGTCGCCTTCGACCAGGAGGTGAACCGGCTCTACGACGAATGGGACGCCCTCGGCCGCCGGGCCGCGGCGGGCGAGGCCGAACCGACGGAGCTCGCCGTGCGCGCACGGTCGATCGGCACGGCCACCCGCACGCTGCCCGCCACCGAACGGGCACTGCCCTTCCGCACCCTCGCCTCGGTACTGGACATCACCACCGGCCACGACGAGCAGACCCTGCGCATCCTGCGGGACTTCACCCTCGACGACCCGCTGAGCAGCCTCGACCAGGCCCGCCCGCGCCTCGACCGTGCCCAGGCCTGGGTGACCGGACACGTCCCGGCCGAGGAGCGCACCCAGGTTCGCACCGAACCGGACCACGCCCGTCTGGCCGGCCTCACGCCCACCGAACGGGAGGCGCTCACCCTGCTGCTGGACGGACTGGACGCCCACTGGTCGCTGCCCGGCCTGACCTCACTCGTCTACGGCGTCCCCAAGCTCCAGGCCGGTCTGGGATTCGACGCGCCCGCCTCGCCGGAACTGAAGACCGCCCAGCGCTCGCTCTTCTCGCTGCTATACACCCTGCTCGTCGGCCGGGAGACCGGCCCCCGGCTGCCCACCCTGCTGCTCGCCCTCGGCGCGGACCGCATCAGGATGCTGCTGACCGTCGCCTGA
- a CDS encoding long-chain fatty acid--CoA ligase: MRLPEHWWGASQSYASEILSLLAAAADRDVVHWRGERFSGGDLVRSVTETFLALRNRGVGKGDVVAILVAPNSPEMLTVRYATHLLGGAVCYLRTTNPGTRATILPLDHQIQILRETEAVTVYADAECAERAAELADGSGIPVTRLHHGERDEVGRVDGADTPDAVSWDPDALAFIGFTSGSTGRPKGIRLSGRAWEATVRAWMDLGREYGCASILVSTPLSHGVAPMVDAVFAMGGALYLHETFDAEKLVHTVSAEKEVSWTFMASNHVFQLIDHLLERGIRDRDAVEAAGLSSLKRIVYGGSPAAPARIAQAFQLFGPVLAQGYATSESGRITTLTPLEHGDPDLAATVGRPFPGAEIVVCNSDSGEQLAAGEIGEVRVRSPQMMDGYNGDPELTARVLRDGWYFTGDIGFLDERGYLTLLGRVAHVIKVGGVKVHPIVLEAEILAAPGVRHAAVYSVRDADGSDHIHAAIECDPAKVVEVEDIRARIAEALSPIHVPEKIHVLSALPMNSNGKPDKALLASQFA, encoded by the coding sequence ATGAGGTTGCCCGAGCATTGGTGGGGCGCAAGTCAGAGTTATGCCTCGGAGATCCTCTCACTCCTCGCAGCCGCGGCGGATCGAGATGTCGTTCATTGGCGTGGCGAACGCTTCTCTGGCGGTGACCTGGTTCGGTCCGTGACGGAAACGTTCCTTGCGCTGCGCAACCGCGGAGTGGGCAAGGGGGATGTCGTAGCGATTCTGGTCGCACCCAACAGCCCTGAGATGCTCACCGTGCGGTACGCGACACATCTGCTCGGCGGCGCCGTGTGCTATTTGCGGACCACTAATCCCGGTACCAGGGCAACGATCCTTCCGTTGGATCACCAGATCCAGATCCTGCGCGAAACCGAAGCCGTGACCGTCTATGCCGATGCCGAATGTGCGGAGCGCGCGGCGGAGCTCGCTGATGGTAGTGGGATCCCGGTCACGCGACTTCACCATGGGGAACGCGATGAGGTCGGCCGGGTCGATGGTGCCGATACCCCCGACGCGGTGTCATGGGATCCGGATGCGCTGGCCTTCATCGGCTTCACGAGTGGCAGCACGGGACGGCCCAAGGGCATCCGGTTGTCGGGCCGCGCGTGGGAAGCCACCGTGCGTGCATGGATGGATCTCGGTCGTGAATACGGCTGTGCGTCGATCCTGGTGTCGACCCCGCTGAGTCATGGTGTTGCACCGATGGTGGACGCAGTCTTCGCCATGGGCGGAGCGCTCTATCTCCATGAGACCTTCGATGCCGAGAAGTTGGTGCACACCGTCTCCGCGGAGAAGGAGGTCTCCTGGACGTTCATGGCGTCAAATCACGTGTTCCAACTCATCGACCATCTGCTCGAGCGAGGAATCCGCGACAGGGACGCCGTGGAAGCTGCGGGCCTGTCTTCACTGAAGCGGATCGTCTACGGCGGCAGCCCCGCGGCACCCGCCAGAATTGCCCAGGCTTTTCAGCTTTTCGGCCCTGTGCTGGCGCAGGGGTACGCCACGAGTGAGAGCGGTCGGATCACGACCCTGACACCTCTGGAGCACGGCGACCCGGATCTCGCGGCCACGGTCGGCCGGCCCTTCCCCGGGGCGGAGATCGTCGTCTGCAACTCGGATTCGGGTGAGCAGCTGGCGGCGGGGGAAATCGGTGAGGTCCGTGTCCGCTCGCCTCAGATGATGGACGGCTACAACGGCGACCCGGAACTGACTGCACGAGTTCTCCGTGACGGCTGGTATTTCACCGGAGATATCGGCTTCCTCGACGAGCGAGGATATCTGACTCTCCTGGGTCGGGTGGCCCACGTCATCAAGGTCGGCGGCGTCAAGGTTCATCCCATAGTTCTCGAGGCGGAAATTCTTGCCGCCCCGGGTGTCCGGCACGCCGCCGTCTACAGCGTGCGGGACGCGGACGGAAGCGACCACATCCACGCCGCAATCGAGTGCGATCCGGCCAAGGTGGTCGAAGTGGAGGATATCCGCGCGAGAATTGCTGAAGCGCTGTCCCCGATTCACGTGCCCGAGAAGATACATGTCCTGAGCGCCCTGCCGATGAACAGCAACGGCAAGCCCGACAAGGCGCTCCTGGCATCGCAATTCGCCTAG
- the hemA gene encoding 5-aminolevulinate synthase, producing the protein MNLHLASYLSGETAAAVTGGKREFLEIGRVSGKYPMATARRDGVDSEISVWCSNDYLGMGQNPQVIAAMQAAIDAHGVGSGGSRSIGGTNYYHTLLENELADLHGKEAALLFTSGYTANEGSLSVLAALPKDTIVFSDAKNHASIIDGLRHSGAKKHIFRHNDVAHLEELIAAAPADCPKLIVLESVYSMSGTVAPLAEIADIADKYGATTFIDEVHAVGMYGPQGAGIAAQEGIPDRFTVVMGTLAKGYGTVGGYIAGPAALVDAVRTISRSFVFTTSLPPAIAAGALASVQYLRSSDVERKHLSENARQLHSLLIAADIPFVSTDSHIVAAFIGDDDLCKRASRLLFERHGIYVQSINAPSVPAGEEILRIAPSAVHDEKDVENFARALQGIWKELNIPTASARDWVTYGLGGGGVRTAAEAVLLSR; encoded by the coding sequence ATGAATCTTCACCTGGCATCATACCTGAGTGGGGAAACCGCTGCCGCCGTCACTGGAGGCAAGCGCGAGTTCCTGGAGATCGGCCGTGTTTCCGGTAAATACCCCATGGCCACTGCGCGGCGCGACGGGGTGGATTCGGAAATCAGTGTCTGGTGCAGCAACGACTATCTGGGAATGGGGCAGAACCCCCAGGTCATCGCGGCCATGCAAGCCGCGATCGATGCCCATGGCGTAGGCTCCGGAGGTTCCCGCAGCATCGGTGGAACCAACTACTACCACACCCTCCTCGAAAATGAGCTGGCGGATCTGCACGGCAAGGAAGCCGCTCTCCTTTTCACCTCGGGATACACGGCCAACGAGGGCTCTCTCTCCGTGCTGGCGGCGCTGCCGAAGGACACCATCGTCTTTTCCGATGCGAAGAACCACGCCTCGATCATCGACGGTCTCCGGCACAGCGGCGCGAAGAAGCACATCTTCCGGCACAACGACGTCGCCCACCTGGAAGAACTGATCGCGGCCGCTCCCGCCGACTGCCCGAAGCTTATCGTCCTGGAATCGGTCTATTCCATGTCGGGCACCGTTGCGCCGCTCGCCGAGATTGCCGACATCGCGGACAAGTACGGTGCCACGACCTTCATCGACGAGGTCCACGCGGTCGGCATGTACGGCCCGCAGGGCGCCGGCATCGCCGCCCAGGAAGGCATCCCCGATCGGTTCACGGTCGTGATGGGTACCTTGGCCAAGGGGTACGGAACGGTCGGCGGCTACATTGCGGGACCGGCGGCCCTCGTGGACGCGGTGCGGACCATTTCGCGCTCGTTCGTCTTCACCACCTCGCTGCCGCCGGCGATCGCGGCCGGTGCGCTGGCGTCGGTTCAGTACCTGCGGTCCTCCGATGTCGAGCGAAAGCATCTCTCGGAGAACGCGCGGCAGCTGCACAGCCTGCTGATCGCGGCCGACATCCCGTTCGTTTCAACGGACTCCCACATCGTTGCCGCCTTCATCGGCGACGACGATCTGTGCAAGCGGGCGTCCCGGCTGCTGTTCGAGCGGCACGGGATCTACGTCCAGTCCATCAATGCCCCCAGCGTGCCCGCGGGCGAGGAGATCCTGCGGATCGCTCCGTCTGCCGTGCACGACGAGAAGGATGTCGAGAACTTCGCCCGCGCCCTTCAGGGAATCTGGAAGGAATTGAACATCCCGACCGCAAGTGCCCGGGACTGGGTCACGTACGGGCTCGGCGGTGGCGGCGTCCGCACCGCCGCGGAAGCCGTTCTGCTGTCGCGATGA
- a CDS encoding long-chain fatty acid--CoA ligase, which produces MTMSVADVLADTAARRPDHSAVIYESEHFTYGWLWEQARRYASVLRANGVRPGDRVAMLLVDTPQFPVVYFGVLAAGAVAIPLSVMSTASEIDHVLTDADARFLVCAASLLARASEAAEQLGIVLLTVGPGPAGTVDLESAAQDAAPIDDSVVREPDEVAVVFYTSGTTGKPKGVMLTHRNILYNVERMVATPYMFRSDDVLLGCLPLSHGFGQICGMLTGFRAGISMVMMSRFSAREALALMTEHRCTVFMGVPTMYVGLLGAVAQGEQVPRLDRVYSGGSALPGKTLEDIRSVFGCPVYEGYGMTETSCSVAYHYPGVTFRSGTVGVPITGVTVGIARPNADGIDLLPVGDVGEIVVRGPSVMAGYLGRPDITAEVLIDGWFLTGDLGRLDGDGYLSVVGRKKDLILRGGYNVYPREIEEIIVGHPAVAQVAVIGVPHPVLGEEVWAIVVPARSEDVTSGPAEEIIEWGKQRLAAYKYPRRVEFTDALPMGTSGKVLKRMLVSTYEQTVGS; this is translated from the coding sequence ATGACCATGTCAGTTGCCGACGTGCTGGCCGACACGGCGGCGCGGCGACCCGACCATTCGGCCGTGATCTACGAGTCCGAGCATTTCACCTACGGGTGGCTGTGGGAACAGGCCCGTCGCTACGCCTCCGTGCTGCGAGCCAACGGGGTACGGCCAGGAGACCGGGTCGCCATGCTCCTGGTCGACACCCCGCAGTTTCCCGTTGTGTACTTCGGCGTGCTGGCAGCCGGCGCCGTCGCGATCCCGCTGAGTGTCATGTCGACCGCGTCGGAGATCGATCACGTACTGACCGATGCCGACGCCCGTTTTCTGGTGTGCGCTGCCTCATTGCTCGCCCGGGCGAGCGAGGCGGCGGAGCAGCTCGGCATTGTGCTCCTCACCGTCGGCCCGGGCCCCGCGGGCACGGTCGACCTGGAGAGCGCGGCACAGGACGCAGCGCCGATCGACGATTCCGTGGTGCGGGAGCCCGACGAGGTCGCGGTCGTGTTCTACACGTCCGGCACGACGGGTAAGCCGAAAGGGGTGATGCTCACCCACCGGAATATTCTGTACAACGTCGAGAGGATGGTCGCCACTCCGTACATGTTCCGGAGTGACGACGTATTGCTCGGGTGTCTGCCGCTGTCGCACGGTTTCGGTCAGATCTGCGGCATGCTGACCGGATTCCGCGCCGGCATATCCATGGTCATGATGTCGAGGTTCTCCGCGCGGGAGGCCCTCGCGCTGATGACGGAACACCGATGCACGGTGTTCATGGGCGTGCCGACCATGTATGTCGGGTTGCTCGGTGCGGTGGCCCAGGGAGAGCAGGTTCCTCGGCTCGACCGCGTGTACAGCGGCGGATCGGCGCTTCCGGGCAAGACCCTCGAGGACATCCGAAGTGTGTTCGGATGTCCGGTGTACGAGGGCTACGGGATGACCGAGACCTCCTGCAGCGTTGCCTATCACTATCCCGGTGTGACCTTTCGATCCGGAACAGTCGGTGTTCCGATCACCGGCGTCACTGTCGGTATAGCGCGACCGAATGCCGACGGGATCGACCTCCTGCCCGTCGGTGACGTGGGCGAGATCGTGGTGCGCGGTCCAAGTGTCATGGCTGGATATCTCGGTCGCCCGGATATCACCGCCGAGGTTCTGATCGACGGCTGGTTCCTCACCGGTGATCTCGGCAGGCTGGATGGCGACGGCTACCTTTCGGTCGTGGGCCGTAAGAAGGACTTGATTCTGCGTGGCGGCTACAACGTCTATCCGCGCGAAATCGAGGAGATCATCGTCGGACATCCGGCCGTGGCGCAGGTGGCGGTTATCGGTGTTCCGCACCCTGTCCTCGGCGAGGAGGTCTGGGCGATTGTCGTACCGGCCCGGTCGGAGGACGTCACCTCTGGGCCGGCTGAAGAGATCATCGAATGGGGCAAGCAGCGCCTTGCCGCATATAAATACCCTCGTCGAGTCGAGTTCACCGACGCTCTCCCGATGGGAACCAGCGGAAAAGTTCTCAAGCGGATGCTCGTCTCGACATACGAGCAGACCGTCGGCTCGTAG